One part of the Mariniblastus fucicola genome encodes these proteins:
- a CDS encoding DUF1501 domain-containing protein, which translates to MNQNEITNEHKLQQTRRHFFGKAATGIGVAALASMLGPKAVADEKPDGGVLKNFHNPPKAKRVIYMFQSGAPSQQELFDYKPQLQKNEKKELRDFVEMTQRVTGMTANQKSFPLAGTRYKFEKMGSSGMEMCSELLPHISGLADDICLIRSMHTEAINHDPAITFFQTGHQLAGRPSIGSWLHYGLGSMNDNLPTFIAMVSRGTGRPNCQPLYDRLWGSGFLPSTHAGVKLMSIGDPVLYLGNPQGIDAKARRRMLDDLAKLNQEKLDEVGDPEINTRIQQYELAYRMQTSVPELIDFSDEPQHVLDAYGPDVMKRGTYAYNCLLARRLAERDVRFIQLFHMGWDQHFTLPKQLPGQCRDTDQASAALVNDLKQRGMLDDTLIVWGGEFGRTSYCQGTLNAETYGRDHHPKCFSLWMAGAGIKPGLTYGATDEFCYNITENPVHVHDLHATILHQLGIDHEKLTYRHQGRYYRLTDVHGHVVRDILA; encoded by the coding sequence ATGAATCAGAACGAAATCACCAACGAACACAAACTTCAGCAGACACGACGCCACTTTTTCGGAAAAGCAGCCACCGGAATCGGTGTCGCGGCGTTGGCTTCGATGCTGGGTCCGAAAGCAGTTGCCGATGAGAAACCTGACGGCGGCGTGCTGAAGAACTTTCACAACCCGCCCAAAGCCAAGCGGGTGATTTACATGTTCCAAAGCGGTGCGCCATCGCAACAGGAACTGTTTGACTACAAACCACAACTGCAGAAAAACGAAAAGAAAGAACTGCGGGACTTCGTTGAAATGACGCAGCGGGTCACCGGCATGACGGCCAATCAGAAGTCCTTTCCTCTCGCCGGAACGCGATACAAGTTCGAAAAGATGGGCAGCAGCGGCATGGAAATGTGTAGCGAGTTGCTGCCGCACATTTCCGGACTGGCCGACGACATCTGCCTGATTCGCTCGATGCATACCGAAGCCATCAACCACGATCCGGCAATCACGTTTTTCCAAACCGGTCATCAATTGGCGGGCCGACCAAGCATCGGTTCGTGGTTGCATTACGGTTTGGGATCGATGAACGACAACTTGCCGACCTTCATTGCGATGGTCTCCCGCGGGACGGGCCGACCGAACTGTCAGCCGCTTTACGATCGACTGTGGGGAAGCGGTTTTCTTCCTTCCACGCACGCCGGCGTGAAACTGATGAGCATCGGAGATCCGGTGCTGTATCTGGGCAACCCGCAAGGCATCGATGCGAAGGCTCGCCGCAGGATGCTGGATGATCTGGCGAAGCTGAACCAGGAGAAACTTGACGAAGTCGGTGACCCGGAAATCAACACGCGGATTCAGCAATACGAACTGGCCTATCGGATGCAGACTTCGGTTCCCGAGCTGATCGATTTCTCAGACGAACCGCAACACGTGCTTGATGCCTACGGTCCGGACGTGATGAAACGCGGGACTTACGCGTATAACTGCCTGTTGGCCCGAAGGTTGGCTGAACGCGACGTGCGCTTCATTCAACTGTTCCATATGGGTTGGGACCAGCATTTCACTTTGCCGAAACAGCTTCCTGGCCAATGCCGCGATACTGATCAGGCGTCAGCGGCACTGGTGAACGACTTGAAGCAGCGAGGCATGCTCGACGATACGCTGATCGTTTGGGGCGGAGAGTTTGGCAGAACATCCTACTGCCAGGGAACGCTCAACGCGGAAACCTATGGCCGCGACCATCACCCCAAGTGTTTTTCACTGTGGATGGCTGGAGCCGGCATCAAGCCAGGATTGACTTACGGTGCGACGGACGAGTTTTGCTACAACATCACGGAGAACCCGGTGCATGTGCATGATTTGCACGCCACGATCCTGCACCAGTTGGGCATCGACCACGAGAAGCTGACCTATCGGCATCAGGGGCGATACTATCGGCTGACCGATGTTCACGGCCACGTCGTGCGGGATATTCTGGCGTAG
- a CDS encoding nucleoside monophosphate kinase — protein sequence MSSNDLKPNTYFIEVSGAGLPEVDGLFVPSTEPPKESESGTLSTIGYWNGKMAWDRADGKCDRNPSISWSQTYKSWRIARLDGHLAYHYDSEDDLPPTDVQWNVYKKGVDPAPKVVLHHFDPRLPCPAPNVVFVIGGPGSGKGTMCELAALQLGWSHLSVGELCREEMESGGPNAKLITDLLADGKLAPTKIVVELMRNRMELITRTTGSRNFLLDGFPRSLDNMEGWYEVFGRDADLPRMLYFECPYDVLEKRILGRAKYTGRHDDNIESVKLRFDTFKQQTLPTVEFFRSKNRVTEIDSSQDRQAVYSIVKDSLAEYTDVEAASKPLSERAEMLLGLRPFPKKKI from the coding sequence ATGTCCTCCAACGACCTCAAACCCAACACATATTTCATCGAAGTATCCGGCGCCGGCCTACCGGAAGTCGACGGCCTGTTCGTGCCGTCCACCGAACCGCCAAAGGAATCCGAATCCGGGACGCTGTCGACGATCGGATACTGGAACGGAAAGATGGCTTGGGATCGCGCCGATGGAAAATGCGATCGCAACCCGTCGATTTCGTGGTCGCAAACTTACAAGTCATGGCGGATCGCTCGGCTCGACGGGCACCTGGCCTATCACTACGACAGCGAAGACGATTTGCCGCCGACCGATGTCCAGTGGAACGTCTACAAAAAAGGAGTCGATCCGGCGCCCAAAGTCGTGTTGCATCACTTCGACCCGCGTCTGCCCTGCCCTGCTCCAAACGTGGTCTTTGTGATCGGCGGCCCGGGCAGCGGAAAAGGCACGATGTGCGAGTTGGCAGCTCTGCAGCTTGGCTGGTCGCACCTTTCGGTCGGAGAACTTTGCCGCGAAGAAATGGAATCCGGTGGGCCGAACGCGAAACTGATCACGGACTTGTTGGCTGACGGAAAACTGGCTCCCACGAAAATCGTCGTTGAGCTGATGCGGAATCGAATGGAGCTGATTACCCGCACCACCGGCAGTCGGAATTTTTTGCTCGACGGCTTCCCGAGATCGCTGGACAACATGGAGGGCTGGTACGAAGTCTTTGGTCGCGATGCGGATCTGCCGCGGATGCTGTATTTCGAATGCCCCTACGACGTATTGGAAAAGCGAATTCTTGGCCGTGCAAAATACACCGGACGTCACGACGACAATATCGAAAGCGTGAAATTGCGTTTCGATACGTTCAAGCAACAGACGTTGCCAACCGTCGAGTTTTTTCGCAGCAAGAACAGGGTGACAGAGATCGACAGCAGCCAGGATCGGCAAGCGGTTTACTCGATCGTAAAAGACAGTCTTGCCGAATACACCGACGTGGAAGCTGCGTCCAAACCCTTAAGCGAGCGAGCAGAGATGCTGTTGGGGTTGCGACCGTTTCCTAAAAAGAAAATTTGA
- a CDS encoding DUF58 domain-containing protein translates to MLTIRTSLILGAAATGLLVGMLGRHEPLSLISLAILFWIWIEWLSFQRFKLANPVLQGCTRTIDGQSDSRVTMVADRDVKVRVSGTLPMASRGYRFLVHDMLPDTFQVTNGLPYSVIDSGIGSQFELAYTATTALCGKVAFPGICIEVSDYWGFFRTEHFVPIAQEPTVLPYLIRPQTTVSVLKHNNLQRHIGHHRNMSSGLSSELLGIRDYRIGDPPRTIAWKPTARLGKVMTCEYENEVPIRATILVDLAVYQFQGRPRPSAADRAIMSCAAIAKLLLADRDPVAAILLRSDSVERIKHGGGERQLTRILQYLLAASNPNPPLDHMKIDDLIKLVYENGSRRFPELFDEFFNYGPVRRNLFRLGASRADRSRRSLAVVLEHLLKWAPGTSTRMQVDDDLIRTACLKYVDKFSVVASATNVTVNPPWSDPGSWQRESREMTTKLTQTLLQANTQAKDNELFVVVAPEPFDFECEDLFVNTLRTVVAAGHRVIFVAPMVPPVQARIHDPLAAEILSEAKTEDMRNRDSRFRDRVSQLGVAFSRIDNPELMKLVAMEVGVLQSASGRRRVLRAR, encoded by the coding sequence ATGTTAACGATTCGAACCAGTCTGATTCTTGGAGCCGCTGCCACTGGGCTGTTGGTCGGAATGCTGGGGCGACACGAACCGCTTTCGCTGATTTCGCTGGCGATTCTGTTCTGGATCTGGATTGAGTGGCTATCGTTTCAGCGTTTCAAGCTTGCCAATCCAGTCCTGCAAGGTTGCACCCGAACGATCGACGGCCAGTCCGATTCGCGCGTCACGATGGTGGCAGATCGCGACGTCAAAGTTCGCGTTTCCGGAACGCTGCCAATGGCTTCGCGGGGCTATCGATTTCTGGTGCACGACATGCTTCCCGACACGTTTCAGGTCACCAACGGACTGCCGTATTCGGTCATCGATTCCGGAATCGGCTCGCAGTTTGAACTCGCCTACACCGCCACGACGGCGCTCTGCGGGAAAGTTGCCTTTCCGGGAATCTGCATCGAAGTTTCTGATTACTGGGGCTTCTTCCGTACCGAGCATTTTGTGCCGATCGCTCAGGAACCGACCGTGCTTCCTTACTTGATTCGGCCGCAGACCACCGTTTCGGTTTTGAAGCACAACAACTTGCAACGACACATCGGTCACCATCGCAACATGAGCTCCGGGCTGAGCTCGGAACTGCTCGGCATCCGCGATTATCGCATCGGTGATCCGCCGCGGACGATCGCCTGGAAGCCAACGGCTCGGCTGGGCAAAGTCATGACTTGCGAATACGAAAACGAGGTTCCGATTCGAGCCACGATTTTGGTCGACCTTGCCGTGTATCAGTTTCAGGGCCGTCCCAGACCGTCGGCAGCCGATCGGGCGATCATGTCCTGTGCCGCGATCGCGAAATTGTTGCTGGCCGATCGCGATCCGGTCGCGGCGATTCTACTTCGGTCGGATTCCGTTGAGCGAATCAAACATGGCGGCGGTGAGCGTCAACTGACCAGGATTCTGCAGTATCTTTTGGCGGCCTCGAATCCAAATCCGCCGCTGGATCACATGAAGATCGACGACTTGATCAAGCTGGTTTACGAAAACGGGTCGCGACGTTTCCCGGAACTGTTCGACGAGTTCTTCAACTATGGTCCGGTCCGTCGCAACCTGTTTCGGCTTGGTGCCAGTCGAGCGGATCGCAGCCGTCGCTCGTTGGCGGTCGTTTTGGAACATCTGCTGAAATGGGCTCCCGGAACGTCAACTCGGATGCAGGTTGACGATGACCTGATACGCACTGCATGCCTGAAATACGTCGACAAATTCTCGGTCGTGGCCAGTGCAACCAACGTGACGGTGAATCCTCCCTGGTCGGATCCGGGCAGCTGGCAGCGGGAAAGCCGCGAGATGACGACGAAGCTGACGCAAACGCTGCTGCAGGCCAACACGCAAGCGAAAGACAACGAACTTTTCGTCGTGGTGGCTCCGGAACCTTTCGATTTTGAGTGCGAAGACTTGTTCGTCAACACGTTGCGGACCGTGGTGGCTGCGGGGCATCGAGTCATCTTTGTTGCTCCCATGGTTCCGCCGGTTCAAGCCAGAATCCATGATCCGCTGGCGGCAGAGATTCTCAGCGAAGCCAAAACAGAAGACATGCGAAACCGCGACAGTCGATTTCGTGATCGAGTCAGTCAGCTTGGCGTTGCGTTTTCCAGAATCGACAATCCGGAATTGATGAAGCTCGTTGCGATGGAAGTCGGCGTGCTGCAATCGGCCAGTGGACGACGTCGCGTGTTGAGGGCTCGTTGA
- a CDS encoding AAA family ATPase, with protein MSNTINLQSTAEEAKQLRDNAISSLGRTLIDLDEVIEQVLIATIARGHVLLEGVPGTAKTTLCRTLATAMGLDFKRIQFTPDLLPSDVTGTRILDQAQSKFVLQTGPIFCQLLLADELNRAPARTQSALLEAMQENQVTIEGETLPLPQPFIVLATQNPVEQEGVYRLPEAQLDRFLFRVKVGYPDRGSEIDLLEMQEAPPETPPQICDAGLIQRLQNAVPTVFGKREMKEYVVDLIRETRQHRDVLLGASPRAGIYLLRAARARALLNGKDFFSHEDVQAISHSVLQHRVILRPEAELSGRSVAEVVDEVIQNVAIRED; from the coding sequence GTGAGCAACACAATCAATCTCCAATCTACGGCAGAGGAAGCCAAACAGCTTCGCGACAACGCCATCTCCAGTTTGGGTCGAACCCTGATCGATTTGGACGAGGTGATCGAACAAGTCCTGATCGCGACGATCGCCCGCGGCCACGTGCTGCTCGAAGGCGTCCCCGGAACCGCGAAAACGACGCTTTGCCGAACGCTGGCGACTGCGATGGGGCTGGACTTCAAACGAATTCAATTCACTCCTGACCTGCTGCCGTCGGACGTTACCGGTACGCGAATTCTCGATCAGGCGCAATCGAAATTCGTGCTGCAGACCGGACCGATTTTCTGTCAGCTGTTGCTGGCGGATGAACTCAACCGAGCCCCCGCGCGAACGCAATCGGCGTTGCTCGAAGCGATGCAGGAAAATCAAGTCACAATCGAAGGCGAGACCCTGCCGCTGCCTCAGCCCTTCATTGTGCTTGCGACGCAGAATCCGGTCGAGCAGGAAGGCGTCTATCGTTTGCCGGAAGCGCAGTTGGATCGTTTTCTGTTTCGCGTCAAAGTCGGCTATCCGGATCGAGGCAGTGAAATCGATTTGTTGGAGATGCAAGAAGCTCCTCCCGAAACGCCGCCGCAAATTTGCGATGCCGGGCTGATTCAACGACTTCAAAATGCGGTGCCGACGGTGTTTGGCAAACGCGAGATGAAAGAGTACGTGGTCGATTTGATTCGCGAAACGCGTCAACATCGAGACGTTTTGCTGGGAGCGAGTCCGCGGGCGGGGATTTATTTGCTGCGAGCGGCGCGGGCACGGGCGTTGCTCAACGGGAAAGATTTCTTTTCGCACGAAGACGTTCAGGCAATTTCGCATTCGGTGTTGCAGCACCGCGTGATCCTGCGTCCTGAAGCAGAACTTTCCGGTCGCTCGGTGGCCGAAGTTGTCGACGAAGTGATTCAAAACGTGGCCATTCGCGAAGACTGA
- a CDS encoding DUF4350 domain-containing protein: MSLTIARLQPVLQTLRLKLAIVFLFACVLSPATANAQFGLNQQRISESQWSRGFHGFNMIAEGNDLQRITLREFQSSDSADVLLIVIGRLRGLPLNVIKHVNNGGSAMVASDSTRPFSEATFSGVRFGKLQGYRTRPADAFGEMQDCPIVRDIQNHPIVSGVDEIVTNQPGYLMAGRQETIAWLPIYRNRRQTYAFAAANQNRNSGRFVALADQSIFTNQMIVYGDNARFADQTIKWLKDGKRTKLLILVDGEESTSLDPADVIVDVPPPSQREVMDALQELPPAAMLEFANSVATVVEDENMINDFIHDSLDRVPESAMNRFYIFLMFGIACLALVVAFVCQRKLQNKTASVVAFKRSRNEQNDIKKIQFHERQQAAHFLLDKFCVHQAGRRFNDWPSFPTEMVSGKDRESKSVFESMTRMSILYKSKPTSFWTRNKLAKLKNEVERWREYFANAKKED; the protein is encoded by the coding sequence TTGTCGCTGACAATTGCAAGACTACAGCCGGTCCTGCAAACTCTGCGTTTAAAACTTGCGATTGTCTTTCTGTTCGCCTGCGTTTTATCTCCGGCAACCGCCAACGCGCAGTTTGGCCTCAACCAGCAACGGATTTCTGAATCGCAATGGAGTCGTGGCTTTCACGGCTTCAATATGATCGCTGAAGGCAATGACCTGCAACGAATCACGCTTCGCGAATTTCAATCCTCCGATTCCGCTGACGTTTTGCTGATCGTCATCGGACGTCTTCGGGGCTTGCCGCTCAACGTCATCAAGCACGTCAACAACGGTGGCTCCGCGATGGTTGCCAGCGACAGCACGCGGCCCTTCAGCGAAGCCACCTTCTCGGGCGTGCGATTCGGCAAATTGCAAGGCTACCGGACTCGGCCAGCCGATGCTTTCGGCGAGATGCAGGACTGCCCCATCGTTCGCGACATTCAAAACCATCCCATCGTTTCCGGCGTCGACGAGATCGTTACTAATCAGCCAGGCTACCTGATGGCAGGTCGTCAGGAAACCATTGCCTGGTTGCCCATTTATCGAAACCGCCGTCAAACTTACGCCTTCGCTGCCGCAAACCAAAACCGAAACAGTGGCCGATTCGTTGCGTTGGCGGACCAGTCGATTTTCACCAACCAGATGATCGTCTACGGCGACAACGCTCGCTTTGCGGACCAGACGATCAAGTGGCTCAAGGATGGCAAGCGAACCAAATTGTTGATTCTTGTTGACGGAGAAGAATCAACGTCGCTTGATCCGGCCGACGTCATCGTCGACGTTCCGCCACCCTCCCAGCGTGAAGTCATGGACGCGTTGCAGGAACTGCCGCCCGCAGCCATGCTCGAATTCGCTAACTCGGTCGCCACCGTTGTCGAAGACGAAAACATGATCAACGATTTCATACACGACAGCCTGGATCGAGTTCCCGAATCGGCAATGAACCGTTTTTACATCTTTTTGATGTTTGGAATTGCCTGCCTTGCGCTGGTGGTCGCGTTCGTGTGTCAGAGGAAACTGCAAAACAAAACGGCCAGTGTCGTTGCCTTTAAACGATCACGCAACGAACAGAACGACATCAAGAAAATTCAGTTTCACGAACGACAACAGGCGGCGCATTTTCTGCTGGACAAATTTTGCGTCCATCAGGCCGGCAGGCGATTCAACGACTGGCCCAGTTTTCCAACGGAAATGGTTTCGGGCAAGGATCGTGAATCGAAGAGCGTTTTTGAATCGATGACCAGGATGAGCATTCTCTACAAATCGAAACCGACCAGCTTTTGGACTCGCAACAAACTTGCAAAACTGAAGAACGAAGTTGAGCGATGGCGAGAGTATTTTGCAAATGCGAAAAAAGAGGACTGA